One Pantoea trifolii DNA segment encodes these proteins:
- the hrpA gene encoding ATP-dependent RNA helicase HrpA gives MSSSDSSPLASLWPRLDNLTLRDSQRLRRRLLGAAKVKNPAAQQGIMAELEPEFVAAEQRLAQRTAATPRITFPDNLPVSQKQQDIADAISQHQVVIVAGETGSGKTTQLPKICLALGRGVKGLIGHTQPRRLAARTVANRIADELETSLGGTIGYKVRFNDQVSETTQVKLMTDGILLAEIQQDRLLLQYDTIIIDEAHERSLNIDFLLGYLRELLPRRPDLKVIITSATIDPQRFSRHFHNAPVIEVSGRTYPVEVRYRPMVEDADDTDRDQLQAIFDAVDELGQESRGDILIFMSGEREIRDTADALMKRDIAHTEILPLYARLSNAEQNRVFQSHSGRRIVLATNVAETSLTVPGIKYVIDPGTARISRYSFRTKVQRLPIEPISQASANQRKGRCGRVSEGICIRLYSEDDFLSRPEFTDPEILRTNLASVILQMTALGLGDIAAFPFVEAPDKRNIQDGVRLLEELGAITLSEDETYKLTPSGRQLAQLPVDPRMARMVLEAQKFGCVREAMIITAALSIQDPRERPADKKQASDEKHRRFEDKESDFLAFVNLWNYLQEQQKALSSNHFRRLCKTEFLNYLRVREWQDIYTQLRQVVREQGMPVNSEPAPYREVHCALLTALLSHIGQKDNDKQEFTGARNARFSIFPGSGLFKKPPKWTMVAELVETSRLWGRVAARIDPEWIEPLAQHLIKRSYSEPHWEKAQGAVMATEKVTLYGLAIVQARKVNYSRIDPQLSRELFIRHALVEGDWQTRHAFFRNNLKLRNEIEDLEHKSRRRDILVDDETLFAFYDRRIGSDVVSARHFDAWWKQASKENPDLLSFDKQMLIKDGADKVSQLDYPNFWHQGNLKLKLSYQFEPGADADGVTVHIPLPLLNQIEETGFEWQIPGVRRELVIALIKSLPKPVRRNLVPAPNYAEAFLGRVTAMELPLLDALEREFRRMTGVTIDREAWQWDQVPDHLKMTFRVVDEHNRKLQEGKNLHQLRLLLKGKVQETLSKVADDGLEQSGLHIWSFGDLPQSYEQKRGSYQVKAWPALVDEKDSVAIRLFDNEVEQQKMMWRGQRRLLLLNIPSPTKYLHEKLPNKAKLGLYFNPYGKVLELIDDCIACGVDKLMADAGGPAWQQENFEQLRDKVRADLNETVVTIAKQVEQILTCVFNINKFLKGRVDMSLALALGDIKAQLNGLVYRGFVTGNGWSRLGDTLRYLQGIERRLEKLPVDPHSDRARMLKVQAVEQAWQTWRNKLPPQRQDDAEVQAIRWMLEELRISYFAQQLGTPYPISDKRILQAMEQLS, from the coding sequence ATGTCATCATCCGACTCTTCACCTTTAGCCTCCCTTTGGCCGCGGCTCGATAATCTGACGCTGCGCGACAGTCAACGTCTGCGGCGTCGATTGCTGGGCGCTGCCAAGGTGAAAAATCCTGCGGCGCAGCAGGGCATTATGGCTGAACTGGAGCCGGAATTTGTCGCGGCGGAGCAGCGCCTTGCGCAGCGCACGGCGGCGACACCACGCATCACTTTCCCGGACAACCTGCCGGTCAGTCAGAAGCAGCAGGACATTGCCGATGCGATCAGTCAGCATCAGGTGGTGATCGTCGCGGGGGAAACCGGATCGGGTAAAACCACACAGCTGCCAAAAATCTGTCTGGCGCTGGGCCGCGGGGTAAAAGGGCTGATTGGTCACACGCAGCCGCGTCGTCTGGCGGCGCGCACCGTGGCGAACCGCATTGCCGATGAGCTGGAAACCTCGCTTGGCGGCACCATCGGTTACAAGGTGCGCTTCAACGATCAGGTGAGCGAAACCACCCAGGTTAAGCTGATGACCGACGGTATCCTGCTGGCGGAAATCCAGCAGGATCGCCTGTTGCTGCAGTACGACACCATCATTATTGATGAAGCGCACGAACGCAGCCTGAATATCGATTTCCTGCTTGGTTATCTGCGCGAACTGTTGCCACGTCGTCCCGACTTAAAAGTCATCATTACGTCAGCCACCATCGATCCGCAGCGCTTCTCACGCCATTTCCACAATGCGCCGGTGATTGAAGTTTCGGGCCGTACTTATCCGGTGGAAGTGCGTTATCGCCCGATGGTGGAAGACGCTGACGATACCGATCGCGATCAGCTGCAGGCGATTTTTGATGCGGTCGATGAGCTGGGACAAGAGAGTCGCGGCGACATTCTAATCTTTATGAGCGGCGAGCGCGAAATCCGCGATACCGCCGATGCGCTGATGAAGCGTGATATTGCGCACACCGAGATTCTGCCGCTGTATGCGCGCCTGTCGAACGCCGAGCAAAACCGCGTTTTCCAGTCGCACAGCGGACGCCGCATCGTGCTGGCAACCAACGTAGCAGAAACCTCGCTGACCGTGCCTGGCATCAAATACGTTATCGATCCCGGCACCGCGCGTATCAGCCGCTACAGCTTCCGCACCAAAGTGCAGCGCCTGCCGATTGAGCCGATTTCGCAGGCGTCCGCCAATCAACGTAAAGGGCGGTGCGGGCGCGTTTCGGAAGGTATCTGTATTCGCCTCTATTCCGAGGACGATTTCCTCAGCCGCCCGGAATTTACCGATCCCGAAATTCTGCGTACAAACCTTGCCTCGGTGATTCTGCAGATGACCGCGCTGGGGCTGGGCGATATTGCTGCCTTCCCGTTTGTCGAAGCGCCGGACAAGCGCAATATTCAGGATGGCGTGCGCCTGCTGGAAGAGCTTGGTGCCATCACGCTGAGTGAAGATGAAACCTACAAGCTGACGCCTTCGGGTCGCCAGCTCGCCCAGCTGCCGGTCGATCCGCGTATGGCGCGCATGGTGCTGGAAGCGCAAAAATTTGGCTGCGTGCGCGAAGCGATGATCATCACTGCTGCGCTATCGATTCAGGATCCACGCGAGCGTCCCGCTGATAAAAAGCAGGCATCTGACGAAAAACATCGTCGTTTTGAGGATAAAGAGTCTGATTTCCTCGCCTTCGTGAATCTGTGGAATTACCTGCAGGAGCAGCAAAAAGCGCTCTCCAGCAATCACTTCCGCCGCCTGTGTAAAACCGAATTTCTTAACTATCTGCGCGTGCGTGAATGGCAGGATATCTACACCCAGCTGCGTCAGGTGGTGCGGGAACAAGGTATGCCGGTCAACAGCGAACCTGCGCCGTATCGTGAAGTACACTGCGCTTTGCTTACCGCCTTGCTGTCGCACATTGGCCAGAAAGATAACGACAAGCAGGAATTTACCGGCGCTCGCAACGCGCGCTTCTCCATCTTCCCCGGTTCCGGCCTGTTTAAGAAGCCGCCGAAGTGGACCATGGTGGCGGAGCTGGTGGAAACCAGCCGTTTGTGGGGCCGCGTTGCCGCGCGCATCGATCCGGAATGGATCGAACCGCTGGCGCAGCATCTGATTAAACGCAGCTACAGCGAACCGCACTGGGAAAAAGCGCAGGGCGCGGTGATGGCGACGGAAAAAGTGACGCTGTACGGCCTGGCGATTGTGCAGGCGCGTAAGGTCAATTACAGCCGCATCGATCCTCAGCTGAGCCGCGAGCTGTTTATCCGTCATGCGCTGGTGGAGGGCGATTGGCAGACGCGTCACGCGTTCTTCCGCAACAACCTGAAACTGCGTAACGAAATTGAAGATCTGGAACACAAATCGCGTCGTCGCGACATTCTGGTCGATGACGAAACACTGTTCGCTTTCTACGATCGCCGCATCGGCAGCGATGTGGTCTCAGCGCGCCATTTCGATGCGTGGTGGAAGCAGGCCAGTAAAGAGAATCCGGATCTGCTGAGTTTTGATAAGCAGATGCTGATCAAAGATGGCGCGGACAAAGTCAGCCAGCTCGATTACCCCAACTTCTGGCATCAGGGCAACCTGAAACTCAAGCTGAGCTATCAGTTTGAACCGGGCGCGGATGCCGATGGCGTAACGGTGCATATTCCGCTGCCGCTGCTGAATCAAATCGAAGAGACCGGTTTCGAGTGGCAAATTCCTGGCGTGCGTCGCGAACTGGTTATCGCACTGATCAAATCACTGCCCAAGCCGGTGCGCCGCAATCTGGTGCCCGCGCCGAACTACGCCGAAGCGTTTCTCGGACGCGTTACCGCAATGGAACTGCCGTTGCTGGATGCGCTGGAACGGGAATTCCGCCGCATGACCGGCGTCACCATTGACCGTGAAGCCTGGCAGTGGGATCAGGTGCCCGATCACCTGAAAATGACTTTCCGTGTGGTAGACGAACACAACCGTAAGCTGCAGGAAGGCAAAAATCTGCATCAGCTGCGGCTGCTGCTGAAAGGCAAAGTGCAGGAAACGCTGTCGAAAGTGGCGGACGATGGCCTCGAGCAGAGCGGTTTGCACATCTGGAGCTTTGGCGATTTGCCGCAAAGCTACGAGCAGAAGCGCGGCAGCTATCAGGTCAAAGCCTGGCCGGCGCTGGTGGATGAAAAGGACAGCGTAGCGATTCGGCTGTTCGATAACGAAGTGGAACAGCAGAAAATGATGTGGCGCGGCCAGCGCCGCCTGCTGCTGCTCAACATTCCGTCGCCGACCAAGTATCTGCACGAGAAGCTGCCAAACAAAGCCAAACTCGGTTTGTACTTCAATCCGTACGGCAAAGTGCTGGAACTGATCGATGACTGCATCGCCTGCGGCGTGGATAAGCTGATGGCGGATGCCGGCGGTCCGGCATGGCAACAGGAGAACTTCGAACAGCTGCGCGACAAAGTGCGTGCTGATTTGAATGAAACCGTGGTCACCATCGCCAAGCAGGTCGAACAGATTCTGACCTGCGTGTTCAATATCAACAAGTTCCTTAAGGGACGCGTAGATATGTCGCTGGCGTTGGCGTTAGGCGATATCAAAGCGCAGCTGAATGGCTTGGTGTATCGCGGCTTCGTCACCGGCAACGGCTGGTCGCGTCTCGGTGATACGCTGCGCTATCTGCAAGGTATTGAACGCCGCCTCGAGAAGCTGCCGGTGGATCCACACAGCGATCGTGCGCGCATGCTGAAAGTGCAAGCGGTGGAGCAGGCCTGGCAGACGTGGCGGAATAAATTGCCGCCGCAGCGTCAGGATGATGCCGAAGTACAGGCGATTCGCTGGATGCTGGAAGAGCTGCGGATTAGCTATTTCGCGCAGCAGCTGGGCACGCCTTATCCGATTTCGGATAAGCGTATTTTGCAGGCGATGGAGCAGTTGAGTTAA
- a CDS encoding FMN-dependent NADH-azoreductase yields MSKVLVLKSSILAGYSQSNQLADFYADEARAKGDSVTVRDLAAQPIPVLDGELVGALRPSDAPLSPRQQEALSLSDELIAELQAHDTVVIAAPMYNFNIPTQLKNYFDLIARAGVTFRYTEAGPEGLVTGKRAVILSSRGGIHKDTASDLLTPYVKLFLGFIGITDVDFVFAEGIAYGPEVATKAANDAKDAIKQIVAA; encoded by the coding sequence ATGAGCAAAGTTTTAGTTCTGAAATCAAGCATCCTCGCTGGTTACTCTCAGTCAAATCAACTGGCTGACTTCTACGCTGACGAAGCACGCGCTAAAGGTGACTCGGTTACCGTGCGTGATTTAGCCGCGCAGCCGATTCCGGTGCTGGATGGTGAGCTGGTTGGCGCACTGCGTCCATCTGACGCACCGCTCTCTCCGCGCCAGCAGGAAGCGCTGTCTCTCTCCGATGAGCTGATTGCTGAACTGCAAGCCCATGACACCGTGGTTATCGCCGCGCCAATGTACAACTTCAACATCCCAACTCAGTTGAAAAACTACTTCGACCTGATTGCCCGCGCTGGCGTGACTTTCCGTTACACCGAAGCAGGCCCGGAAGGTCTGGTAACCGGCAAACGTGCGGTGATTCTCTCCAGCCGTGGCGGCATCCACAAAGATACGGCCAGCGATCTGCTGACGCCATACGTGAAACTGTTCCTCGGCTTCATCGGTATCACTGACGTGGACTTTGTGTTCGCCGAAGGCATCGCTTATGGTCCAGAAGTGGCGACCAAAGCGGCTAACGATGCAAAAGACGCCATCAAGCAAATTGTTGCTGCGTAA
- a CDS encoding MFS transporter, producing MPMPQTTTEAQKRALIAGSVGNFIEWYEFAVYGFLATVIAQNFFRLQGEAELTGIILTYASFAIAFFFRPLGAIFFGRMGDRIGRKPTLIFVLIMMTLVTTAIGIIPTYASIGVAAPLIITGLRILQGLFAGGEYGGAVSLMTEFAPKGQRGRYGAWQSFTVALGLLAGAGIVALLSAVLSADQMHSWGWRVPFFLALPMGMVALWLRYSMEETPSFVRQQQTQNAQQPAAVSASFGTTIRIILLAISRVMVWSAAGYTYLVIMPTYLQSSLHTGFNQALLIAVISNLGFAATIIPAGILSDKIGRRSVMVLAACLLLVLALPLLNVLQADSSTLLVKALVVFVAGGIVGLLAGPGPAMLAEMFPTRVRYTGLGLAYSLSNAVFSGCAGLIITSLIKQTGNLDIPAWYIMVTAAISIPALMTLNKKDHLRSLDEAES from the coding sequence ATGCCAATGCCTCAAACTACAACGGAAGCACAGAAACGCGCCTTAATCGCCGGTTCAGTGGGCAATTTCATTGAATGGTACGAGTTTGCGGTGTATGGCTTCCTCGCGACGGTGATCGCGCAGAACTTCTTTCGCCTGCAGGGTGAAGCCGAGCTCACCGGCATTATTCTGACCTACGCCTCCTTCGCCATCGCCTTTTTCTTCCGTCCGCTGGGCGCGATATTTTTTGGCCGCATGGGCGATCGTATTGGGCGCAAGCCTACGCTGATTTTTGTCTTGATCATGATGACGCTGGTGACGACTGCGATCGGCATTATTCCCACCTATGCCAGCATTGGCGTGGCGGCGCCGCTGATCATCACCGGGCTGCGCATTTTGCAGGGCTTGTTTGCCGGAGGTGAATACGGCGGTGCGGTGTCACTGATGACGGAATTTGCCCCCAAAGGGCAGCGTGGGCGTTACGGTGCCTGGCAGTCATTTACCGTGGCATTGGGCCTGCTGGCGGGTGCTGGCATTGTCGCGTTGCTGTCGGCGGTGCTGAGTGCAGACCAGATGCACAGTTGGGGCTGGCGCGTTCCTTTCTTCCTCGCCTTGCCGATGGGGATGGTGGCGCTGTGGCTGCGCTACAGCATGGAAGAAACGCCCAGTTTTGTGCGTCAGCAACAAACGCAAAACGCGCAACAACCGGCAGCGGTGAGCGCCAGTTTTGGCACAACGATTAGGATTATTTTGCTGGCGATCAGCCGCGTGATGGTGTGGTCAGCGGCGGGTTATACCTATCTGGTGATCATGCCAACCTATCTGCAATCTTCGCTGCACACCGGCTTCAACCAGGCGCTGTTGATTGCGGTGATTTCCAACCTAGGGTTTGCTGCGACCATTATCCCAGCTGGCATTCTTAGCGATAAAATTGGACGCCGCAGCGTAATGGTTCTCGCGGCATGCTTGTTGCTGGTGCTGGCATTACCGTTACTGAACGTGTTGCAGGCCGACTCTTCAACGCTGCTGGTCAAGGCGCTGGTGGTGTTTGTTGCGGGTGGCATTGTCGGGTTGCTGGCAGGACCAGGCCCGGCAATGTTAGCTGAAATGTTCCCCACGCGCGTTCGCTATACCGGGCTGGGCCTGGCTTATTCACTCTCTAACGCGGTTTTTTCGGGGTGTGCCGGATTGATCATCACCTCCCTGATTAAGCAAACGGGGAATCTCGATATCCCCGCCTGGTACATCATGGTGACGGCTGCGATCAGTATTCCGGCGCTGATGACGCTGAATAAAAAAGACCACCTGCGCTCATTGGATGAAGCCGAAAGTTGA
- a CDS encoding NAD(P)-binding oxidoreductase: MSNVFIIGGAGNIGRRLASLLAANGHVARPLFRKAEQEQPLREVGAEPVNGDLAALDAKSLAALMTGSDVVVFTAGAGGKGGEEMTNAIDGKGLTTAVAAAQQAGISRFLLVSAFPEAGRNKNLSATFENYMRVKKAADVELAQSDLDWVILRPGTLTDEKGHGKVRAGLAIPYGDIPRDDVAATLAELIAQPAVSRVIIELTSGEMPVHDAIKPLASR, encoded by the coding sequence ATGTCCAACGTATTTATTATCGGCGGCGCAGGCAACATTGGCCGTCGTCTGGCATCACTGCTGGCCGCAAACGGGCACGTCGCGCGCCCACTGTTTCGCAAAGCGGAACAGGAGCAGCCTTTGCGTGAAGTGGGTGCTGAGCCGGTTAATGGCGATTTAGCCGCGCTCGACGCTAAATCCCTCGCCGCGTTGATGACGGGCAGCGATGTGGTGGTGTTTACCGCTGGTGCCGGTGGCAAAGGCGGTGAAGAGATGACGAACGCCATTGATGGCAAAGGATTAACCACCGCCGTTGCTGCCGCGCAACAGGCTGGCATTTCACGCTTCTTGCTGGTCTCGGCGTTTCCCGAAGCGGGCAGAAATAAAAACCTCTCCGCCACCTTTGAAAACTACATGCGCGTGAAGAAAGCAGCCGATGTGGAGCTGGCGCAAAGCGATCTGGATTGGGTGATTTTACGCCCCGGCACGCTGACGGATGAGAAAGGCCATGGCAAGGTGCGTGCTGGTTTGGCCATCCCGTATGGCGATATTCCTCGCGATGACGTGGCGGCGACGCTGGCTGAACTCATCGCACAACCGGCTGTCAGCCGCGTGATCATTGAGTTGACCAGCGGAGAAATGCCGGTGCACGACGCGATTAAACCATTGGCATCACGCTAG
- a CDS encoding GNAT family N-acetyltransferase: protein MVDFSPVKGDEVIHHNQYGQPIGFALPDWQPATFPPAIILTGRFCHLTPLQLSHAPALFAAFSLAADDRDWTWLGASQPQSLAEMTDWVANKIGDSGLISYAVIDQVKQQAVGAVCFANIEMQNGAIEIGHVTWSPLMQRNVLGSEAIYLLLQQAFTLGYRRVAWRCDSLNLASRRAAERIGFTFEGRFRQAMTRKQRNRDTDWLSIIDSEWPAIQQALRQWLAAENMDQHGRERQKLRSFFPAD from the coding sequence ATGGTCGATTTCAGCCCAGTAAAAGGAGATGAAGTGATACACCACAATCAATACGGTCAACCCATCGGTTTTGCGTTACCGGACTGGCAGCCCGCCACCTTCCCGCCCGCCATCATTCTCACTGGTCGTTTTTGCCATCTCACACCGCTTCAACTCAGCCATGCCCCCGCCCTGTTTGCCGCCTTTTCACTGGCAGCCGACGATCGCGACTGGACCTGGCTCGGCGCATCGCAGCCGCAATCGTTAGCCGAAATGACCGACTGGGTCGCCAACAAAATCGGCGACAGTGGATTAATCAGTTATGCGGTGATCGATCAGGTTAAGCAGCAAGCGGTTGGCGCGGTCTGTTTCGCCAATATCGAGATGCAGAATGGCGCGATTGAGATTGGTCATGTCACCTGGTCGCCGCTGATGCAGCGCAACGTGTTGGGCAGTGAAGCAATATATCTGCTGTTGCAGCAGGCTTTCACGCTTGGTTATCGCCGCGTGGCGTGGCGTTGTGATTCCCTGAATCTGGCTTCACGACGCGCAGCAGAGCGTATCGGCTTTACCTTTGAAGGCCGTTTTCGTCAGGCGATGACGCGCAAACAGCGCAATCGCGATACCGATTGGTTATCGATCATTGATAGCGAATGGCCAGCGATTCAGCAGGCGTTACGCCAATGGCTGGCGGCGGAGAATATGGATCAGCACGGGCGCGAAAGGCAAAAGCTGCGCAGCTTTTTCCCGGCGGATTGA
- a CDS encoding YdbH family protein, producing the protein MTRGLRRTLAALLALILLLLGLLLTLTQWLPRLAGIWLPENTRVELNGTPRWQQGALHFPAVRYLAGDCELANVSDAALGWQQKRWQLSAYNVQLNSDCLQSLPHSEVSGAPRSLADWQKMLPGADVHLQKITILPWQQYAGRFDLTLDKEVQQLHYQGDNLNVDARLQGQLLQIAQLQLSHPLLPKPLNLHGDVTLPTFADGLPVAGELSADLNVVQWPQPLALTLNWQQQQGTMTVKQQDDDQPLLQLPWQVDERQIRITQGQWRWPQADQPLSGGMAVTLENWQQGMENTLVSGRFNLLTQGRGGKGNLVLSVGPGKLSMVDSALPFQLTGESKFADLQLFGSMPGLLHGVLTDPQLSLKQGALLRLRGRLLSTLEVDEARWPLAGVTVASRGINGRLQAILKAHDPSFGRFRLHLDGRASDFWPDSGVWNWRYWGDGQIEPLSAKWDVKGTGSWQDTLISLDTLNTGFDQLAYGMVQVAKPRLTLNAPVRWQRDPSHPAFNGGFTLKSGQTQFSYGGWLPPSELNFEAKGSDPSQFIWRGQLTAQDIGPVRVHGRWDGERLRGEAWWPAQSLTVFQPLLSSDLKMRIQSGELRAQVAFSAASEQGFEAGGHWTVKNGSLWMPDSEINGIDFSLPFRLKDHQWQLGRRGPVSLRIAEVKNQFSLQNITADLQGHYPWQERQPLTLSNVNLDLLGGHVSMPELRMPQHEAARVSLKEINLSKLVSAIKPKQFAMSGKVNGELPLWVNNPQWLIEKGWIANSGPLTFRLDKDMADAIVSNNFAAGAALDWLRYMEISRSWATIDLDNFGNLIMQSEVKGVSQFSNRRQTVNLNYRHQENLFQLWRSLRFGDNLQSWVEQNATLPSKKDPQP; encoded by the coding sequence ATGACGCGTGGCCTTCGCCGAACACTTGCTGCGCTGCTGGCGCTGATACTGTTGCTATTGGGATTGCTGCTGACGCTGACGCAATGGTTGCCGCGTCTGGCCGGTATCTGGTTGCCCGAAAATACCCGCGTGGAACTCAACGGCACGCCGCGCTGGCAGCAAGGTGCGCTGCATTTCCCGGCGGTGCGTTATCTGGCGGGCGATTGTGAATTAGCAAACGTCAGCGATGCGGCGCTAGGCTGGCAGCAAAAGCGCTGGCAGCTCAGCGCGTATAACGTGCAACTTAACAGCGACTGCCTGCAATCGCTGCCGCACAGCGAAGTCAGCGGTGCGCCGCGCAGCCTGGCCGACTGGCAGAAGATGTTGCCTGGCGCCGATGTGCATCTGCAAAAAATCACCATTCTGCCGTGGCAGCAATACGCCGGTCGTTTCGATCTCACCTTAGATAAAGAGGTGCAGCAGCTGCATTATCAGGGCGACAACCTCAATGTGGATGCGCGTTTGCAAGGCCAGTTGCTGCAGATTGCCCAGCTGCAACTCAGTCATCCTCTGCTCCCCAAACCGCTCAATCTGCATGGCGATGTCACTTTGCCAACCTTTGCTGATGGCTTGCCAGTGGCGGGCGAACTCAGTGCTGACCTCAATGTTGTGCAGTGGCCGCAGCCGTTAGCACTGACGCTCAACTGGCAGCAACAGCAAGGCACAATGACGGTGAAACAGCAGGATGACGATCAGCCGCTGCTGCAGCTGCCGTGGCAGGTCGACGAGCGGCAGATTCGCATTACGCAAGGTCAATGGCGCTGGCCGCAGGCCGATCAGCCGCTATCGGGCGGCATGGCCGTGACGCTGGAAAACTGGCAGCAAGGAATGGAAAACACGCTGGTCAGCGGGCGATTCAACCTGCTGACGCAAGGGCGCGGCGGCAAAGGCAATCTGGTTTTAAGCGTTGGCCCCGGCAAGCTGAGCATGGTTGACAGCGCCTTGCCGTTCCAGTTGACCGGCGAAAGCAAATTCGCCGATCTGCAGCTATTTGGCAGCATGCCCGGCTTGCTGCATGGCGTGTTGACCGATCCGCAGTTGAGCCTGAAACAGGGTGCGCTGCTGCGTTTGCGCGGTCGCTTGCTCTCAACGCTGGAAGTAGACGAAGCGCGCTGGCCGTTGGCGGGCGTGACGGTGGCGTCGCGTGGCATCAATGGCCGCCTGCAGGCGATCCTCAAGGCACACGATCCCAGTTTTGGTCGTTTCAGGTTGCATCTTGATGGACGCGCCAGCGATTTCTGGCCGGACAGCGGCGTGTGGAACTGGCGTTATTGGGGGGACGGTCAGATCGAGCCGCTCTCTGCCAAATGGGACGTGAAGGGCACCGGCAGTTGGCAGGACACCTTGATCAGCCTCGACACACTGAATACCGGTTTCGATCAGCTGGCGTACGGCATGGTGCAAGTGGCTAAACCGCGACTGACGCTCAATGCGCCGGTGCGCTGGCAGCGCGATCCCTCGCATCCGGCGTTTAACGGTGGCTTCACGCTAAAATCCGGTCAAACCCAGTTTAGCTACGGCGGCTGGCTGCCGCCATCAGAACTCAATTTTGAAGCCAAAGGCAGCGATCCCAGCCAGTTTATCTGGCGCGGTCAGCTGACGGCGCAGGATATTGGCCCGGTGCGCGTACATGGCCGCTGGGACGGCGAACGTCTGCGTGGCGAAGCATGGTGGCCAGCGCAGTCGTTGACGGTGTTCCAGCCGCTGCTCAGCAGCGATTTAAAAATGCGTATTCAGTCGGGTGAACTGCGCGCGCAGGTGGCATTCTCGGCCGCCAGCGAGCAGGGCTTTGAAGCGGGCGGTCACTGGACGGTGAAAAACGGCAGCCTGTGGATGCCGGACAGTGAAATCAACGGTATCGATTTCTCGCTGCCGTTTCGCCTGAAGGATCATCAATGGCAGCTTGGACGGCGCGGTCCGGTTTCACTGCGGATCGCCGAAGTGAAAAATCAGTTCTCGCTGCAAAACATCACCGCTGATTTGCAAGGTCACTATCCGTGGCAGGAGCGCCAGCCGTTAACGCTCAGCAACGTCAACCTTGATCTGTTAGGCGGTCACGTTAGCATGCCCGAGCTGCGTATGCCGCAGCATGAAGCGGCGCGCGTCTCGCTGAAAGAGATCAATCTCAGCAAGCTGGTTAGCGCGATTAAACCCAAGCAGTTTGCCATGTCTGGCAAGGTTAATGGCGAGTTGCCGCTGTGGGTGAACAATCCGCAATGGCTGATTGAAAAGGGCTGGATCGCCAACAGCGGCCCGCTGACCTTCCGGCTGGATAAAGACATGGCGGATGCCATTGTCAGCAATAACTTTGCGGCCGGAGCAGCACTGGATTGGCTGCGCTATATGGAGATCTCGCGTTCATGGGCCACTATCGATCTGGATAACTTCGGCAATCTGATCATGCAGTCGGAAGTGAAAGGCGTCAGCCAGTTCAGCAACCGCCGTCAGACCGTCAATCTGAACTACCGGCATCAGGAAAATCTGTTCCAGCTGTGGCGCAGTCTGCGCTTTGGCGATAATTTGCAATCCTGGGTGGAGCAAAATGCCACCTTACCCTCGAAGAAGGATCCCCAACCATGA
- a CDS encoding YnbE family lipoprotein — translation MSLRALLVLAAWLPLIGCVPRIEVAAPKEPITINMNVKIEHEIHIKVDKDVEALLKNQSGLF, via the coding sequence ATGAGCCTCAGGGCATTACTGGTGCTGGCAGCCTGGCTGCCGCTGATTGGCTGCGTGCCGCGCATTGAAGTTGCGGCGCCGAAAGAGCCCATCACCATCAATATGAACGTCAAAATTGAGCATGAGATTCACATCAAGGTGGATAAAGATGTGGAAGCGCTGCTGAAGAATCAGAGCGGACTGTTTTGA
- a CDS encoding YdbL family protein: MKRKGIALLAALLLMPSAWALTLDEARQQGRVGETLSGYVAARQQDEETLALVKRINDGRLQQYQRVAQQNNLSASEVARIAGEKLVNRAGSGEYVRGINGQWLRK, translated from the coding sequence ATGAAACGCAAGGGGATCGCGCTGCTTGCGGCGCTGCTGCTGATGCCTTCTGCCTGGGCGCTCACGCTGGATGAGGCGCGTCAACAAGGGCGCGTAGGTGAAACGCTCAGCGGCTATGTGGCGGCGCGTCAACAGGATGAAGAAACGCTGGCGCTGGTCAAACGCATCAACGATGGCCGCCTGCAGCAATATCAGCGTGTGGCACAGCAAAATAATTTGAGTGCCAGCGAAGTGGCGCGTATTGCCGGCGAGAAGCTGGTGAATCGCGCGGGTAGCGGCGAGTATGTGCGCGGTATCAATGGACAGTGGCTGCGTAAATAA